One segment of Corynebacterium atrinae DNA contains the following:
- the rpmB gene encoding 50S ribosomal protein L28, with the protein MSAICQVTGRKPQFGKSVSHSHRRTSRRWNPNVQRRRYFVPSLGRTITLTVSTKGIKIIDRDGIESVVAKIRARGEKI; encoded by the coding sequence ATGTCGGCTATTTGCCAGGTCACGGGACGCAAGCCGCAGTTCGGTAAGTCCGTCTCGCACTCGCACCGCCGCACTTCGCGCCGTTGGAACCCCAACGTGCAGCGTCGTCGGTATTTTGTGCCCTCTTTGGGCCGTACCATCACCCTGACTGTTTCCACCAAGGGAATCAAGATCATCGATCGCGATGGCATTGAGTCCGTTGTCGCCAAGATTCGCGCACGTGGGGAGAAGATCTAA
- a CDS encoding response regulator, with protein MTSIKALLIDDHLMLLRGLSLLFDTIDGIDIVATTTDGSQALTLAREHRVDIVITDAAMPDTDGLAVVTLCAPHIPTLVLTTFDDASLVDRLLTAGAAGYLLKDVSPDDLAEAIRAAVDGGLVLDPRIARHAWASKSNDREGELAVLTRTERVVAKLVSQGLNNQEIAANLHLAEGTVKNHVSALLRKLHARDRTMLALRLSKAFGQ; from the coding sequence ATGACCTCCATCAAAGCATTGCTTATCGACGACCACCTCATGCTGCTCCGCGGCCTGTCTCTGTTATTCGACACTATCGATGGCATCGACATCGTCGCCACCACCACCGACGGCTCCCAGGCGTTGACCCTGGCTCGGGAGCACCGCGTGGACATCGTCATCACCGACGCCGCCATGCCCGACACCGACGGCCTCGCTGTGGTCACCCTATGCGCCCCTCACATCCCGACCCTCGTGCTCACCACCTTCGACGACGCCTCCCTCGTCGACCGGCTCCTCACAGCCGGCGCCGCGGGTTACCTTCTCAAAGACGTCTCCCCCGACGACCTGGCAGAAGCAATCCGGGCCGCCGTGGACGGCGGCCTGGTCCTGGACCCCCGCATTGCGCGACACGCTTGGGCGTCGAAAAGCAACGACCGGGAGGGAGAGCTGGCGGTGCTGACCCGGACCGAACGCGTCGTCGCCAAGCTGGTGTCACAGGGGCTCAACAACCAGGAAATTGCCGCCAACCTCCACCTCGCGGAGGGGACGGTGAAAAACCATGTCTCGGCGCTATTACGCAAGCTTCATGCCCGAGATCGGACGATGCTGGCGCTGCGGCTATCCAAGGCTTTCGGGCAGTGA
- a CDS encoding sensor histidine kinase, with product MDRRLLSFFFGTAMFLFLSAVLSEDRPPKWQLAGIASAVLLLVAWVIWIRLTRPSTAVVFSVISFASFIIADSMVSIGIQWITLVVLLISLGRVAAACYALVVVLTTMTAHIGIGSPIERILLETTAAVLVAAAGLALAELFQRNQRMLEELRENLRHSTELAYAHERERIAASLHDGLGHRLTTIGLGLDFSSRMIDRDPQRAREEVQRARHSTTEALDLMRATVRAMRPVAVDHANDAPELAQTLREFAATFDTTSLSVTVVDEQSQPETDPGCVAFKVRFVQEALTNVLRHSGADHAHIIVSDGSISVSDNGRGNDAEPSFGLRHLQQSAATHGYRLDIHPHGGLGGGSRLSLVISEAP from the coding sequence ATGGACCGAAGGCTCCTTAGCTTCTTTTTCGGCACTGCCATGTTCTTATTCCTCAGCGCCGTCCTCTCCGAAGACCGTCCACCGAAGTGGCAGCTGGCCGGAATAGCCAGCGCCGTCCTCCTCTTGGTCGCCTGGGTCATATGGATCAGGCTCACGCGCCCCAGCACCGCTGTCGTCTTCTCTGTGATTTCCTTCGCCTCCTTCATCATCGCGGATTCGATGGTGAGCATCGGTATTCAATGGATCACACTCGTTGTTCTGCTCATCAGTCTGGGAAGAGTCGCAGCTGCGTGTTATGCGTTAGTTGTGGTGCTCACTACCATGACAGCCCACATCGGCATTGGCAGCCCTATCGAACGCATTCTCCTCGAAACGACCGCCGCTGTCCTCGTCGCCGCCGCCGGTCTCGCTCTCGCCGAGCTTTTTCAACGCAATCAACGCATGCTCGAGGAGCTGCGGGAAAACTTGCGGCATTCCACGGAACTGGCCTACGCCCACGAACGCGAGAGAATTGCGGCCTCGCTGCACGACGGGCTGGGGCATCGGCTCACCACGATTGGGCTCGGCCTCGATTTCTCCTCCCGCATGATCGACCGAGATCCCCAGCGCGCGCGGGAGGAAGTCCAGCGGGCACGGCATTCCACCACCGAAGCGCTGGATCTCATGCGCGCGACTGTGCGGGCCATGCGACCTGTCGCCGTCGACCACGCCAACGATGCACCCGAGCTGGCGCAGACCCTGCGGGAGTTTGCCGCCACGTTTGACACCACGAGCCTGTCAGTCACCGTGGTCGATGAGCAGTCCCAGCCTGAGACCGATCCCGGTTGCGTCGCCTTCAAAGTCCGCTTTGTCCAGGAAGCACTCACCAACGTTCTTCGGCACTCGGGCGCCGATCACGCGCACATCATTGTGTCGGACGGGAGCATCTCAGTGTCCGACAACGGCCGCGGCAACGACGCGGAACCCAGCTTCGGCCTGCGTCATCTCCAACAATCCGCCGCAACCCACGGCTATCGGTTGGATATCCACCCCCACGGCGGCCTCGGTGGCGGCAGCCGCCTTAGCCTCGTCATCTCGGAGGCACCATGA
- a CDS encoding CPBP family intramembrane glutamic endopeptidase: MTRNNTFEPVQPLLPANWWGLALRAVLGTLLIVVANLVRLPFHHWAEAAFPSPNANLAATTVIFLLTPAVVIPAVAAWMRWVEKAPIGVTGLLRVRKIIPGMAGGIALAAVAVAAGWAILVLVDAASTSNPPLDDLAASNLALILLFMTTRAFLLQGLPEELIFRGWLFHLTRHRPLLTVAWTTVAFTVIHLTSSGGQQNFGDRLFYLMVPFGMGLLAGSVVLWKGLWWAVGTHGGFHVSLEIASAIYPLELGRIAWVTLGVSQALVGAGIVWWWLRARTAAEAGAKASQQVIS, from the coding sequence ATGACCCGAAACAACACCTTCGAGCCCGTTCAGCCACTGCTACCAGCTAACTGGTGGGGGCTGGCACTTCGGGCGGTACTCGGAACCCTGCTCATTGTCGTGGCCAACCTCGTTCGCTTGCCTTTCCATCATTGGGCGGAGGCCGCCTTCCCAAGCCCTAATGCCAATCTCGCCGCGACGACCGTCATCTTTCTGCTCACCCCGGCGGTGGTCATTCCAGCGGTGGCGGCATGGATGCGCTGGGTAGAGAAGGCCCCGATCGGTGTCACGGGCCTCCTGCGAGTTCGCAAGATCATCCCTGGCATGGCAGGCGGCATAGCGCTGGCGGCTGTGGCGGTGGCCGCGGGGTGGGCGATCCTCGTCCTCGTCGACGCTGCCAGCACCTCAAACCCGCCTCTGGACGATCTCGCAGCATCGAACCTAGCTCTCATACTGCTTTTCATGACTACCCGTGCCTTCCTCCTGCAGGGGTTGCCCGAAGAACTCATCTTCCGCGGTTGGCTCTTTCACCTCACGCGGCACCGTCCCCTCCTTACCGTTGCGTGGACTACCGTGGCGTTTACCGTCATCCACCTCACTTCCTCCGGCGGGCAACAGAACTTTGGTGATCGCCTCTTCTACCTCATGGTCCCGTTCGGCATGGGATTGCTGGCTGGATCCGTGGTGTTGTGGAAGGGACTGTGGTGGGCCGTGGGCACCCACGGCGGCTTTCACGTGTCATTGGAAATCGCCTCCGCCATCTATCCCCTGGAGTTAGGCCGTATAGCTTGGGTGACGTTGGGAGTATCGCAAGCCCTCGTTGGTGCGGGAATCGTCTGGTGGTGGTTACGTGCCCGCACAGCAGCGGAGGCGGGAGCGAAGGCGTCACAGCAGGTAATTTCATAA
- a CDS encoding type B 50S ribosomal protein L31, which produces MKKDIHPDYHPVVFQDAGTGFQFLTRSTVKSERSVTWEDGNEYPLIVVDVTSESHPFWTGAQRVMDTAGRVEKFEKRFGGMARRKKKA; this is translated from the coding sequence ATGAAGAAGGATATCCACCCCGACTACCACCCGGTGGTCTTCCAGGACGCCGGCACTGGTTTCCAGTTCCTGACCCGTTCTACCGTCAAGAGCGAGCGCTCTGTGACCTGGGAAGACGGGAACGAGTACCCGTTGATCGTCGTTGACGTCACCAGCGAGTCCCACCCGTTCTGGACCGGTGCGCAGCGTGTCATGGACACCGCTGGTCGCGTCGAGAAGTTCGAGAAGCGTTTCGGCGGCATGGCCCGTCGCAAGAAGAAGGCTTAA
- the rpmF gene encoding 50S ribosomal protein L32, with protein MAVPKFKKSRANTRMRRSQWKADNVALQEVKIDGQTVRVPRRLVKAAQLGLVEVEQF; from the coding sequence ATGGCAGTTCCGAAGTTTAAAAAGTCCCGCGCTAACACGCGCATGCGTCGCTCCCAGTGGAAGGCCGACAACGTCGCCCTCCAAGAGGTGAAGATCGATGGTCAGACTGTTCGCGTTCCGCGTCGTCTGGTCAAGGCTGCACAGCTTGGCCTGGTTGAGGTTGAGCAGTTCTAG
- a CDS encoding response regulator transcription factor produces MKILVVDDEQAVRESLRRSLAFNGYDVVLAEDGVEALEEIPRVQPDLIIVDVMMPRMDGLEVCRNLRSSGYDRPILVLTARDGVSDRVAGLDAGADDYLPKPFALEELLARVRSLLRRAAVEAAPQIEDTKKLEFEDLTLDPETRDVMRGKRGISLTRTEFSLLRLLMQNPRRVLSRNTILEEVWGYDFPTSGNALEVYIGYLRRKTEADGEIRLIHTVRGVGYVLRETAP; encoded by the coding sequence ATGAAGATTCTTGTAGTCGATGACGAACAGGCCGTCCGCGAGTCTCTGAGGCGGTCCCTGGCGTTCAACGGATATGATGTTGTGCTGGCCGAAGATGGCGTTGAGGCCCTCGAGGAGATCCCGCGCGTTCAGCCAGATCTGATCATCGTCGACGTCATGATGCCGCGGATGGATGGTCTGGAAGTATGTCGCAACTTGCGCAGTTCCGGGTATGACCGACCGATCCTCGTGCTCACCGCGCGTGATGGAGTTTCCGATCGGGTGGCTGGCCTGGACGCGGGCGCGGATGATTACTTGCCTAAGCCCTTTGCACTGGAGGAGCTCTTGGCCCGTGTACGTTCCCTTTTGCGGCGCGCCGCCGTGGAAGCTGCTCCGCAGATTGAGGACACGAAGAAGCTCGAGTTCGAGGATTTGACCTTGGACCCCGAAACTCGGGACGTGATGCGCGGGAAGCGGGGGATCAGCCTGACCCGTACGGAGTTTTCCCTTCTACGCCTGCTAATGCAGAACCCGCGGCGCGTGCTCTCCCGGAACACCATCCTCGAAGAGGTCTGGGGTTATGACTTCCCCACTTCTGGCAATGCACTCGAGGTCTACATTGGCTATCTTCGTCGCAAGACCGAGGCTGACGGCGAGATCCGCTTAATCCACACTGTTCGCGGTGTAGGTTACGTCCTGCGGGAAACCGCTCCGTGA
- a CDS encoding sensor histidine kinase encodes MILRRLAINAETAAPEKETPASAAAGPRGSWSQRATLKMRLAVFTAAMVTIAVGTISIIAYWTVSSALTASVDRELEAKAGILMRQAIDPLRLPYLKSDLEQFKQFNPNTRVSVSPPGWTFSTGDTIPIGGDFKVMGDSSIQSIRTVAGERILARYDTLGTTVVVAQNMDPTHQLITSLGIVLLVISFIGVLVAITAGVVISTAGLTPLWRLQRAVDYVTRTDDLRPIAVVGNDELAHLTRSFNAMLATLQESRVRQAQLVADAGHELKTPLTSMRTNIEFLMMLNRPGEPNRLSEQDRQDLERDVLAQMEELSTLIGDLVDLAREDAPSAVTEEVDVEEIIGSSLERVKRRRPDVTFELHTMPWMLYGDPFALGRSVVNLMDNAAKWSPPDGTVVITMRQVGDNVEISFVDSGPGIKEENHERVFERFYRAPEARALPGSGLGLAIVKQVSERHGGSIRVESSDDSGTDMRLVLPGLSNGSPGRMAHLNVDSPR; translated from the coding sequence GTGATTTTGCGCCGTCTGGCTATCAACGCTGAGACCGCTGCTCCTGAGAAGGAGACTCCAGCGTCGGCGGCCGCCGGCCCGCGTGGTTCCTGGTCTCAGCGAGCCACGCTTAAGATGCGCTTGGCGGTATTCACGGCCGCCATGGTGACTATAGCCGTGGGCACGATCTCGATCATTGCCTATTGGACGGTGTCGTCCGCCTTGACTGCTTCCGTCGATCGGGAGCTCGAGGCGAAGGCTGGCATCCTCATGCGCCAAGCGATCGATCCGCTGCGCCTGCCGTATTTGAAGTCAGATTTGGAGCAGTTTAAGCAGTTCAACCCCAATACTCGCGTGTCTGTCTCGCCGCCGGGGTGGACTTTTAGCACGGGCGATACTATCCCCATCGGCGGGGACTTTAAGGTGATGGGGGATTCGTCCATCCAGTCCATCCGTACTGTCGCTGGTGAGCGGATTTTGGCTCGTTACGACACGCTGGGCACCACTGTCGTCGTTGCTCAAAACATGGACCCGACTCACCAACTCATCACGTCTTTGGGCATTGTGTTGTTGGTCATTTCCTTCATCGGCGTGTTGGTGGCTATTACCGCAGGCGTTGTTATCTCCACCGCGGGGTTGACTCCGTTGTGGCGCTTGCAAAGGGCGGTGGACTACGTGACCCGGACGGACGATCTGCGTCCGATCGCGGTCGTCGGAAATGACGAGCTTGCTCACCTCACCCGCTCCTTCAATGCCATGCTGGCCACACTCCAGGAATCGCGAGTGCGGCAGGCCCAGCTGGTGGCAGACGCCGGGCATGAACTCAAAACCCCGTTGACGTCGATGCGGACCAATATTGAGTTCCTCATGATGCTCAATCGGCCTGGGGAGCCCAACCGCCTCAGCGAGCAGGACCGGCAGGATTTGGAAAGAGATGTTCTTGCGCAGATGGAGGAGCTTTCTACCCTCATTGGCGATTTGGTTGACTTGGCCCGCGAGGATGCCCCCAGCGCTGTGACCGAAGAGGTTGATGTGGAAGAGATCATTGGTTCCTCCCTGGAGAGGGTCAAGCGCCGTCGCCCCGATGTCACTTTTGAGCTGCACACCATGCCGTGGATGCTGTACGGGGATCCCTTCGCGTTGGGGCGTTCCGTGGTCAATCTCATGGATAACGCGGCTAAGTGGTCTCCGCCGGATGGCACCGTGGTCATCACCATGCGCCAGGTGGGGGACAATGTCGAGATATCCTTTGTCGATTCCGGCCCGGGTATTAAGGAAGAAAACCATGAGCGAGTGTTTGAGCGCTTCTATCGCGCCCCCGAGGCTCGGGCTTTGCCGGGTTCGGGTTTGGGCCTGGCCATTGTCAAGCAAGTCAGTGAGCGGCATGGTGGCAGCATTCGCGTCGAGTCTTCCGATGACAGCGGTACCGACATGCGCTTGGTCCTCCCCGGTCTCAGCAACGGGTCGCCGGGGCGAATGGCCCACCTAAATGTAGACTCACCCAGGTAA
- a CDS encoding S1C family serine protease, whose translation MNDETNPTNEPTARSPYSSWGQQEEQPQSVNEAPAPESQQSPKRTVGLGTALALMLVGSVAAGSITGVVASNMAGNESAEVVNSLREPSQPAASAPAGGVERVAANVLPTVVSIQVATRTSGSEGSGSIISSDGYVLTNHHVVSGADVGGQIQVTLNDGRVVPADYVASDADTDIAVIKMRDVSGLPTITFGDSNSLSVGQEVVAIGSPLGLSSTVTSGIVSSMNRPVRASDSGGESSLIDAIQTDAAINPGNSGGPLVDMEGHLIGMNSVIASMSSGGEAGSIGLGFAIPSNFAKRVADQLMTTGKATQPMLGVQVAARTDVEGALIASVEPNGPAAQAGLATGDVVTRLNDRKIDDPDSLIAAVRSQGFGDTVSLEVVQTDTGQTRTVEVTLTSE comes from the coding sequence ATGAACGACGAGACCAATCCCACCAATGAGCCGACGGCTCGCTCACCTTATTCTTCGTGGGGCCAACAGGAAGAACAGCCCCAAAGTGTAAACGAAGCTCCCGCCCCCGAATCCCAACAGTCGCCCAAGCGCACCGTCGGTTTGGGCACCGCACTGGCGCTCATGCTGGTCGGCTCGGTGGCAGCAGGCAGCATCACCGGAGTTGTAGCGTCCAACATGGCGGGGAACGAGTCCGCGGAGGTTGTCAACTCCTTGCGGGAACCGAGCCAGCCCGCCGCCTCTGCACCCGCCGGTGGCGTCGAACGGGTTGCGGCTAACGTCCTGCCGACGGTGGTGTCTATTCAAGTAGCCACCCGTACCAGCGGCAGCGAAGGTTCCGGGTCGATCATCTCCTCCGACGGCTATGTGCTGACCAATCACCACGTCGTGTCCGGCGCCGATGTTGGCGGTCAGATACAGGTCACGCTAAACGACGGCCGCGTCGTCCCCGCCGACTACGTCGCCTCCGACGCGGACACGGACATCGCCGTCATCAAGATGCGGGATGTGTCCGGGCTGCCGACCATCACGTTCGGCGACTCTAACTCGCTCAGCGTGGGGCAAGAAGTCGTGGCGATTGGTTCGCCGCTGGGTCTGAGCTCGACCGTGACTTCGGGCATTGTTTCCTCGATGAACCGCCCCGTGCGTGCCTCGGACAGTGGTGGGGAGTCCTCTCTTATCGACGCCATCCAGACAGACGCCGCTATCAACCCCGGCAACTCGGGCGGGCCTCTCGTCGACATGGAAGGCCACTTGATCGGTATGAACTCTGTGATTGCCTCCATGAGTAGTGGAGGAGAGGCTGGTTCTATCGGTCTGGGCTTTGCTATTCCTTCGAATTTTGCCAAGCGAGTGGCGGATCAGTTGATGACGACAGGCAAGGCGACTCAGCCCATGCTTGGCGTGCAGGTTGCAGCCCGGACTGATGTGGAAGGGGCGCTCATCGCTTCTGTGGAGCCCAATGGGCCGGCTGCGCAGGCGGGGCTCGCCACTGGTGACGTGGTCACCCGCCTCAATGATCGCAAGATCGATGACCCCGACTCGCTGATCGCGGCGGTACGTTCCCAGGGCTTCGGGGACACGGTCAGCCTTGAGGTAGTGCAGACTGATACGGGTCAGACTCGAACGGTAGAGGTTACGCTGACCTCGGAGTAG
- a CDS encoding MogA/MoaB family molybdenum cofactor biosynthesis protein: MMISSPDVSRSSALLDVGEPDEEFLFASEQEERRQAQRRALVVLISDHAIGSGEDTDRVVAELLVEADFAVDAVVSVKSKKSQIRQAIETGVVGGVDLVLTIGGTGVGPRDKTPEATRVLLDQMVPGIAQALRSSGLACGAVDACTSRGIAGVSGSTVIVNLAASRSAVRDGMATLTPLVHHLIDQLQKYSVE; the protein is encoded by the coding sequence ATGATGATTTCATCCCCGGATGTGTCGCGTTCCTCGGCGTTGCTCGATGTCGGAGAGCCGGATGAGGAGTTCCTTTTCGCCTCTGAACAGGAGGAAAGGCGCCAAGCCCAGCGTCGAGCCCTCGTTGTCCTCATCTCAGATCACGCTATCGGATCAGGAGAGGACACGGACCGGGTCGTCGCCGAGCTCTTAGTCGAGGCCGACTTCGCGGTGGACGCTGTGGTGTCGGTGAAGTCGAAGAAGTCCCAGATTCGGCAAGCGATTGAGACTGGGGTGGTCGGCGGCGTTGATCTCGTGCTCACCATTGGTGGTACGGGGGTAGGCCCGCGAGACAAGACTCCGGAGGCCACGCGGGTCTTGCTGGATCAGATGGTCCCGGGCATTGCTCAGGCGCTGCGTTCCTCAGGGTTGGCGTGCGGCGCGGTGGATGCCTGTACCTCGCGGGGAATCGCTGGGGTGTCGGGCTCGACGGTGATCGTTAACCTCGCCGCTTCCCGCTCAGCGGTGCGTGACGGGATGGCGACGTTGACGCCACTGGTTCATCATCTGATTGATCAGCTGCAAAAGTACAGCGTTGAGTAG
- the mscL gene encoding large conductance mechanosensitive channel protein MscL encodes MLQGFKDFIMRGNVVDLAVAVVIGGAFTAIVTAFSDNLINPLIAALGGSDVSGLGFHVISGNPATFLDFGAVITAAINFLMIAAVVYFVIVMPMNKMKELQERRRGITNEEEAPAPTDVELLTEIRDLLQKS; translated from the coding sequence ATGCTGCAAGGCTTCAAGGACTTCATCATGCGCGGTAACGTCGTTGACCTGGCCGTTGCCGTGGTCATCGGCGGCGCATTCACCGCCATCGTCACCGCCTTCTCTGATAACCTGATCAACCCCCTCATCGCCGCCCTCGGCGGCTCCGACGTGAGCGGCCTCGGCTTCCACGTCATCTCCGGCAACCCCGCCACCTTCCTTGACTTCGGCGCCGTCATCACTGCTGCCATCAACTTCCTGATGATCGCTGCTGTCGTCTACTTCGTCATCGTCATGCCGATGAACAAGATGAAGGAGCTCCAGGAGCGTCGCCGCGGCATCACCAACGAGGAAGAGGCTCCGGCCCCGACCGACGTCGAGCTGCTCACCGAGATCCGCGACCTGCTGCAGAAGTCCTAA
- a CDS encoding SAF domain-containing protein: protein MVPFRQIVQTPGWRRSLLVRRAAAAALLLAALVVSVMEVAHRDPPAVVFARDVEAGTALSLDDVAVARVPAHLLPRTALNSLSDIEGQVIVAAAEAGEVATTSKFVDVAFSGGSVGEITNIVPVRLAEPEIVPLSRHGDTVTIVTHRGEELSPEIVAAGGRVLLATTEGTPHTLLVALPHDAARAVAAASLSTPLAVVLTGDRANLSNMD from the coding sequence ATGGTGCCCTTTCGCCAGATAGTGCAAACCCCTGGCTGGCGCCGCAGCCTGCTTGTGCGCCGCGCTGCGGCCGCCGCTCTACTCCTGGCCGCCTTGGTGGTCTCAGTCATGGAGGTCGCCCACCGCGACCCGCCCGCCGTCGTCTTCGCCCGCGACGTCGAGGCGGGTACGGCGCTCTCGCTTGATGACGTCGCGGTGGCCCGCGTCCCCGCCCATCTCCTACCCCGCACGGCACTGAACTCCCTGTCCGATATCGAGGGTCAGGTGATCGTTGCCGCGGCCGAAGCCGGTGAAGTGGCAACTACGTCAAAATTCGTCGATGTGGCCTTTTCGGGCGGCTCTGTGGGTGAAATCACCAACATAGTCCCAGTGCGGCTGGCAGAACCCGAAATTGTTCCGCTTTCACGCCACGGAGACACCGTCACCATCGTGACCCATCGCGGCGAAGAACTGTCCCCGGAAATTGTTGCCGCAGGTGGCAGGGTGCTTCTAGCGACCACTGAGGGTACCCCCCACACCCTCCTCGTCGCATTACCCCATGATGCCGCCCGTGCCGTCGCCGCGGCTTCTCTGTCTACACCTTTAGCGGTTGTGCTGACTGGGGACCGCGCAAACTTGAGCAATATGGACTAA
- a CDS encoding 5-formyltetrahydrofolate cyclo-ligase: MDTRERKTQLRELLQQARRAMSMEDTHRENSALIAHAASLLRSLSPADTAVAAYAPLVGEPGGKLLLDALHGEASALLLPVSLPGGKLDWARYEGRLALSPGALGIAEPTGTRLGPDALQSCSLVFVPALAVSPTGIRLGKGGGFYDRALSALSNLPHPPRTAMLLYNGEIRDDIPAEAHDMPVDLAITPTGIRTFS, from the coding sequence ATGGACACCCGGGAGCGGAAGACACAGTTGCGCGAACTCCTCCAGCAGGCCCGCCGCGCCATGTCGATGGAGGATACCCACCGCGAAAACTCCGCACTCATCGCCCACGCCGCCTCGTTGCTGCGATCCCTATCCCCCGCCGATACGGCGGTCGCCGCCTACGCACCTCTCGTCGGTGAGCCCGGCGGAAAACTGCTTCTCGACGCCCTGCATGGCGAGGCTTCCGCACTCCTCCTACCCGTCTCCCTCCCGGGCGGAAAGCTCGATTGGGCCCGCTACGAAGGCCGCCTCGCCTTGAGCCCCGGCGCGTTGGGCATCGCCGAGCCAACGGGCACGCGCCTAGGCCCCGACGCCTTGCAGTCCTGCAGCCTTGTGTTCGTCCCTGCTTTGGCGGTCAGCCCCACCGGCATTCGCCTGGGAAAGGGTGGTGGATTCTACGACCGCGCGCTATCGGCCTTAAGTAATCTCCCCCACCCGCCACGCACCGCGATGCTGTTATATAACGGCGAGATTCGCGATGACATACCGGCCGAAGCCCACGACATGCCCGTCGACCTTGCAATTACTCCCACGGGGATACGAACCTTTAGTTAG
- a CDS encoding UTP--glucose-1-phosphate uridylyltransferase, giving the protein MSLSSHEHPHGVKTVIVPAAGMGTRFLPATKTVPKELLPVVDTPGIELIAEEASALGATRMAIIVAPDKQDVMRHFGEFPSLVETLSERGKDEQVAKVQRAGQLISPVAVEQVKPLGLGHAVGLAESVLDEDEDVVAVMLPDDLVLPVGALEKMAAVRAELGGTVLCAFNVSRSEVVNYGVFDIEEIPADCSLSAGEVKRVVGMVEKPSVEDAPSTLVATGRYLLDRAVFDALRRIAPGMGGEIQLTDAIELMIQEGHPVHIVIHEGKRHDLGNPAGYIPACVDFGLGNPTYGPALRRAITQILAEHDAGEALTAQD; this is encoded by the coding sequence ATGAGCTTGTCATCTCACGAACACCCCCATGGGGTGAAGACGGTTATTGTTCCCGCCGCGGGCATGGGTACTCGATTCCTACCGGCGACCAAAACTGTCCCGAAGGAGCTGCTCCCGGTCGTCGATACCCCGGGCATCGAGCTGATCGCGGAAGAAGCCTCCGCGCTGGGGGCCACGCGGATGGCCATCATCGTGGCTCCCGACAAGCAAGATGTCATGCGCCATTTCGGGGAGTTTCCGTCGTTGGTGGAGACGTTGAGCGAGCGGGGCAAGGACGAGCAGGTGGCCAAGGTGCAGCGGGCCGGGCAGCTGATCTCCCCGGTGGCAGTGGAACAGGTCAAGCCGTTGGGCCTGGGCCATGCCGTTGGTTTGGCGGAGTCCGTGCTCGACGAGGATGAGGACGTGGTGGCTGTCATGTTGCCCGATGACCTAGTCCTCCCCGTCGGCGCTTTGGAGAAGATGGCGGCGGTGCGCGCTGAATTGGGCGGCACCGTGTTGTGCGCCTTCAACGTCTCCCGCAGCGAGGTGGTCAACTACGGAGTCTTCGACATTGAGGAGATTCCGGCGGATTGCTCCCTGTCCGCGGGTGAGGTGAAGCGCGTGGTGGGCATGGTGGAAAAGCCATCCGTCGAAGATGCCCCCTCCACCTTGGTGGCTACCGGCCGCTACTTGCTGGATCGTGCGGTATTTGATGCTTTGCGCCGCATCGCCCCCGGTATGGGCGGGGAGATCCAACTCACCGATGCCATTGAATTGATGATCCAGGAGGGCCACCCGGTCCACATTGTCATTCATGAAGGCAAGCGCCACGACCTCGGCAATCCCGCCGGATACATCCCGGCGTGCGTGGACTTTGGCCTTGGTAACCCGACGTATGGCCCGGCCCTGCGTCGCGCTATCACGCAGATCCTCGCCGAGCATGATGCCGGCGAGGCACTCACCGCCCAAGACTGA